The stretch of DNA GACGTCGAGTCGACCGAGACGGGGCCGCGAGTCACGCCGCTGTCGGCACTGCCGGAGCAGGGAACGGACCAGGACTGATGGCGGCCGACGAGGAGAACCCCTTCGACGCCCACCGCGCGGACGTCGACCGGCCGCTGGTCCGACTGTTCCGGGAGTACGGTCGCCCCGAGTGGGAGTGGTTCGTCGTCGGCATCCTCGCCAACGTCGTCGGCCGGGCGGCGACGCTGGTCCCGCCGCTGGTCTTCGGCGCGGCCATCGACGGCGTGTTCTCGGAGACGACGGCGTTCACCCTCCCGCTGGTCCCACAGTCCCGCATCCCCGAGGGACAGGTCGCGCAACTGGAGTTCGCCGTCGGGCTCATCGTCGCGGCGTTCCTCGTCGGCGCGGTGTTCACCTGGCTCTGGGGCGTGACGATGAACACCTTCGCCCACCGCGTCCAGCACGCCGTCCGGACGGACACGTTCGCGAAGATGCAGACGCTGGACATGGCCTTCTTCGACGACAAGCAGACCGGCGAGGTGATGAGCGTCCTCGACAACGACGCCTCGAACCTGGAGACGTTCCTCGACAACGCGCTGTCGGACGCCGTCCGCATCGCCGTCCGGGTGCTGGGCATCGCGGCCATCCTCGTCTACCTGAACCCGCAGCTGGCAGCCGTCTCGCTGGTGGGGGTCCCCGCCATCGTCCTCTTCACGTGGGGGTTCGCGCGGCTGGTCGAACCCCGGTACGAGGCGGTCCGCTCCAGCGTCGGCGACCTGAACACCCGGCTGGAGAACAGCCTCGGCGGCATCGGCCTCGTCAAGGCCGCCGGCACCGAGGCCTACGAGACCGAGCGCGTCACCGACGCCTCCCGCGAGTACTACGAGGCGAATATGGCGGTGTTGCGGCTGAGCTACTTCTACCGCCCGGGGATGGAGGCGCTGGCGGGGCTGACCTTCGCCGCGACCTTCCTCGTGGGCGGGTACTGGCTGGTCGCCGGGCCGCCGCTGTTCTTCTCTGGCGAGCTGACGCTGGGGTCGTTCACCGTCTTCGTTCTCCTCATCCGCTGGATCGTCGGCCCGCTCGCACAGATCGGCAACATCGTCGACTGGTACGAGAACGCCAAGGCCTCCGGCGGGCGCGTGTTCGGCCTGATGGACATCCCGCCGGACGTGGCCGACGCCGACGACGCCGTCGAGCTGACCGACGTCGAGGGCCGCGTCGAGTACGACGACGTCACCTTCGCCTACGACGAGGAGACGATCCTCGAAGAGGTCTCCTTCACCGCCGAGCCCGGGGAGACGGTCGCGCTGGTCGGGCCGACCGGGGCGGGCAAGTCCACCGCGGTCGAACTGCTCCTGCGGCTCTACGATGTCGACGGGGGCGCGGTCCGGGTCGACGGTCACGACGTGCGCGACGTGACGGCCGCGAGCCTGCGGGGCTCGATCGGCTACGTCCGCCAGGAGACGTTCCTCTTCGACGGCACCATCGCCGACAACGTCCGCTACGGCCGGTTCGACGCCGACCGCGACGCCGTCGTCGAGGCGGCGAAGGCCGCCGAGGCCCACGAGTTCGTCACGGACCTCCCGGACGGGTACGACACCCGCGTCGGCGAGCGCGGGGTGAAGCTCTCGGGCGGCCAGCGCCAGCGCATCGCCCTCGCCCGGACGGTCCTCCAGGACCCCGCGATGCTCGTGTTGGACGAGGCCACCAGCGCCGTCGACACCCAGACCGAGTACCGCATCCAGGCGTCGCTGGACCGGGTGGCCGCGGACCGGACGACGCTGGTCGTCGCCCACCGCCTCTCGACGATCAAGGACGCCGACACCGTCCTCGTGCTCGACGGCGGCGAGATCGCCGAGCGCGGGAGCCACGGGGACCTGCTCGCGGCCGACGGCCTCTACGCGACGCTGTGGCGAGCACAGGCCGGCGAGATCGAGTCCCTCCCCGAGGGGTTCCTCGACCGCCCCGACGAGTCCGACACCGAGTGACGTTTTCGGCTCGCCTAAAGACCGGAACCGTTTTACTGTTTTAGGCTAGCCGAAAAATATGGCGAACGGCACCCGCGACGGCGACGCACCGACCCACAGAGACTACCTGAAGTACGGCGGCGCGCTCCTGGGGACGGGGTTCGCCGCCGGCTGTTCCGGCGGCGACGCCGCGAGCGAGGGCGGTGCCACGAGCACGGACGCGCCCGCGACTGCCGACGGCGGCGGCGACGGGTCGACGACCGAGACCGGGTCGAGCTACACGGCCTCGATCGTCCCCGCGGGCGAGGTGACGTTCGAGGCCGTGCCCGAGTCCTGGCTCGTCTACAACGGCGCGTGGGCGGACATGGCCTTCGCGCTGGGCCAGCGCGACGGCTTCCTGACGGCGGGCAATATGATCCCCGGGTTCTTCTTCGATCCGTTCGACCTCGACGTGCCGGCGGCGGACGAACTCACGCCGCTCGCGGAGTGGGACGGCGGCGGCTGGTCGAAGGAGGTGTTCTACGAACTCGATCCGGACGTGATCCTGATGGACCCGAACTACATGCACGGGACCGGCTGGGACAGCGACTGGGGCGAGGGGGACACCGAGGAGATCCGGCGACGCGTCGCCCCCTTCTTCGGGAACAACTGTCGCCGCCGTCGGGAGTTCCACGACTACAAGCTCTACTCGCTGTACGGCGCGTTCGAGAAGCTCTCCCACGCGTTCCAGGAGCGGGAGCGCTACGAGGCCTTCGCGGCGCTGCACGACGAGGTCCAGTCCGAGATCGCGTCACGGACGCCCGACGAGCGGCCGACCATCGGGCTGATCAACGGCGGCTCCAACCCCGCGAAGGGGACGTTCTACCCGCTGCACACCCAGGACGAGGGCTACGAGATGAAGCCCTACCGCGACCTGAACGTCGCCAGCGCCTTCCCGGAGTCGATGGAAGGTGGCACCATCGACTACGAGCAGCTGCTGGCGGTCGACCCCGAGATCATCGTCGTCCACTGGGGCATCGGCACCACCGGCGACACGGACAGCTTCTCCGCCGAGGCGTTCCGCGAGCAGTACGTCCGTCCGATGGAGGAAGACTCCGTGGGCCAGCAGCTCACCGCCGTCGAGGAGGGCCGCGTCTACCCCGGTCAGTACGGCGAGCAGGGCCCCATCGTGAACCTCCTCCAGACGGAGATGGTCGCCCAGCAGCTCTACCCCGAGGAGTTCGGCGCGTTCGACCCACAGTCGTTCCCCGAGGTGCCAGCGGAGAAGCAGCTGTTCGACCGCCAGCGAGTCGCGGACATCGTCGCGGGGGAGTTCTGAGCGATGGCCGGGACCGACACCGTCGGCGAGACCCTGGCCGCCCGCCCCGACTCGCCGCTCGACCACGACGTCTGCGTGGTCGGCGGCGGTGCGGCGGGGCTGTCGGCGGCGACGTTCCTCGCGCGGTACGGCTTGGACACGCTCGTCTTGGCCCGCGGGAACTCCGCCATCGGGCAGTGTGCCTGCCTGGAGAACTACCTGGGGTTCCCGGGCGGGATCGCGCCCGACCGGTTCCTGGCGCTGGGCGAGACGCAGGTCGCCCACGAGGGCGGGACCGTCCGCGAGGAGGCCGTCGAACGCGTCGACCGGGTCGAACTCGGCGAGCGGTCGACCGGCGCGATCGGCGACCCGCCGGGGCGCGGGGGCTTCCGCGTCGAGAGCGACGCGGGCGAGTACCGCGTCCGGTACGTCCTCGCGGCCACTGCCTACGACGGCGAGATGTTCGCACCGTTCGAGGACGAAGTCGAGACCGACGGGGAGTTCGGGACGGTCGACAGCGACGGCGGCCGGACGCCGGTCGAGGGACTGTACGCCGCCGGCTGGATGACCACCGAGACGGTCCACCAGGCGGTCGTCGGCGCGGGCCACGGCGCGCGAGCGGCCGTCTCGCTGATCCGCGACGACGTGGCGGCGCGGTTCTGGCCGGCCGTCGGCGACCACTACGTCGACTGGGTGGTCCGCGAGGGCCGCTACGGCGGCGACGACTGGGACGAACACACCCGCGAGTGGTTCGAGGACGAGGTGCTCGTCGACGACGTCGACGACGACCTCGCCGCGGCCGCCCTCGCCCACCTGCGATCGGAGTTCCGCGCCCGCGAGATCGACGCCGACGAACGCGAACGGCGGGACCGCGAGGGCCAGCGACGGCTGCTCGAACGCCTCGACGACGACGTCGTCCGCGAGCACGCGGCGACGCTCGACGGCACGGAGACCCCCTGAGAGCCACGGATGATCGGGACGACGCTGGGCGACATCCGCGACCACATCGAATCGCTCGCCACCCGCGACGGGGAGTACTACCTCGTCTGTGGCCGCTCGGGCGACCGCCCGGTTCCGGCCGCGGGACTCCGGTTCGACAGCCGCGCGACGGCTCGGGCCGCCGCGCGGGCGACCGAGCAGTACCGGGCGACGCTGCGGCGCTACGACCCGCGGCTCCCCTACTACGACGTGGTCGTCTGCCAGGCCGACGACGCCGCGCCCGGTCGGGCGGGGCCACGCCGTGAGCCCTCGGCGGCCGCCGCCGAACCGGAGCGACGGGACAGAGTCGAGTTCTGCCACCGCGTCGCGGCCGCCGTCTTCGAGGCGCTCTCGACCCGCGGTCACGACGCCGTCGAGTCGGCGGTGCTGGACGCCTACTTCGACCTCGCCGAGCGCCTGTCGGACCCGGACGACCTCTGTCTCTGCCTGCTGGAGGCCACCGCGGCGGAGCTCGACGCCGCCCTCGCGCCCGGCGAACAGGCGGCGGTCGTCTCGACCGCCGCGTCGCACCTGTCGGCCCCGGCCGACGACGCGCTCCCGGTCGACGCGACGCTGTCCCACCTGCGGACGAACGGCGTCCTCGGGGCCTACGAGCGCCGGGGCGGGACGGGCGGGTGGACCGGAGAGAGCCGGACGGTCACCGTCGCGCTGTCGGACTACGCCCTCTCCCCCCGGGACGGCCGGCTCCCGGTCCTCCCGCTGGCGGTGGACCTCTCGCGGCGGCCGTTCGCGCTCGCGTTCGAGGCCGTCACGGTCGCCGACCGCTCGGACGGCTGGCGGCTCTCGCTGTCGTTCGCGCGCGACCCGACCCCGCGGGGCCTGGTGAGCGCGCCGATCCGCACGGCGGTGACCTGACGGCGGCCCCGAGAGGCGAGAGCGCCGCGACGCCGGCCGATCGAGACACCGCCGGTTCGCAACCGACAACCGTCTCCGGGCCGTGTCCCGACGGGATGAGCGACCTCCACCTCAGGCGGTACGACGACCGCGACGCCGACGCGGTCTGGGCGCTTCACGAGTGGGCGATGCGGGCGGCCGGCACCGACCCCTCGGACATCCCCGGGACCGAGGACCTGCGGGACGTCGAGGCCGCGTACCTGGACGCCGGCGGGGAGTTCCTCGTGGGCGTGCTGGCGGATACCGACGGCGCGGTCGCGGGCGACGCCGACCGCGCGCCCCCCGAGACGTTCGACGGTCCCGTCGTCGCCGTGGGCGGGCTGCTCCCAAACGAGGCCGGGCACGCGGACGAACGGACGGTCGCCGGCGCGGCGGAACTCCACCGGATGCGGGTCGCGCCGACCCACCAGCGGCGGGGGTACGGCCGGCGACTGCTGGCGCGACTGGAGGCCCGCGCGGCAGACCTCGGCTACGACCCGCTGCTGGCCACGACGGCGCTGGAACAGCCGGCGGCGGTCGACTTCTACCGGGCGGCCGGCTACGAGGAGGTCGGCCGGTCGACCGAGGCCGGCTACGAACTCGTCCACTTCGAGAAACCGCTGTAGGCGGCCGGTCGCCCCGCGATCACTCGGAGAGGCGCGACAGGATCGCGTCCCGTGCTTCCTCGGCGCAGGCGCGGCCGCTCCGGGTGAAGTGCAGCGTGTTCTCGTCGACCGGGTCGCTCAACAGCCCGCCCTCGTCGGCGTCGACGCCCCGCTGCTCGAGCTGGATGTAGCCGACGGTGATGCCGCCGGCGTAGTCGACGCCGCGGAGGTCGGCCATCGGGATCGTCTTGCCGGCGAACTTCGAGCGCGGGACCCGCTCGATGACGACTTCGTCCTCGTGGACCACCAGCGTCCCGTCCTGGAACGAACAGACGACGACGGCGTCCGGGTGCTCCGGGTCCGCGTGGTCGCCGCCCGTCTCGCCGCCGCGCCAGGGGAAGTTCACCATCCGGTAGCGCGTACGGTCGCCCGTGCAAAAGCGTTGGTCCCTGCTCGGGACGGTCGCTCGCGGCCCGCCCTCGACCTGAGCGCGGGCGGCCGACCCGGACGCCGGCGGGGCCGCAGCACCGCCCCTCGTCCGACGACGCTCTCCGACGGACCGTCCCACGAGCAGGACGCGAACGTTCACGTACGATCGGGCGGCGAGCGGACCCGTGACCGATCCAGACCGAGCGAGAGCGGCACTGGCGGGGCTGGCGACCGGGGAGTTCGCGACGCAGGCGGAGCCCGAGCCGCCGTCGGGGGCGGCCGATCGACCGACGGACGCCCAGCCGACGGGCGGCCAGTCGACGGGCGACTACCGCGCCGTCGTCGAGCGGGCGGCGGCCGCGACGGAAGAGCTGTCGGCCGCCGCGGCGTTCGTCGAGGAGGTGGGCCTCGACGACCTGGAGCGGGCGGTGGAGCGGGCCGAGCGGGAGGTCAGCGGCGTCGCCGCCGACGGCCGGCGGGCGCTGGACGCGTTCCGGCGGTACCGCGAGGTGGCCGGCGAGCGCGGCGAGAGGTGACCGACTACGGACGGATCGTGTTCGCCTCGACGCCCCGCGGGAAGTTGGTCAGGGTCTCGGTCCCGTCCTCGGTGACGGCGACGGTGTCGGAGTGTCGGTAGCCGAACTCGTCGGTGTAGACCCCCGGCTCGATGGTGTAGACGTGGCCGGCCTCCATCTCCGCGTCGTCGGCGTCGACGTGGTCGTAGTCGCTCCAGCCGCGGTCGATGTAGGGCGGCTCGTGTGCGCCCAGGCCGATGTTGTGGCCGACGTGGTGCTGGGCGAGGTCGGCGATCCCCTGCTCGACGAAGAAGTCGTGGACGAGTTCGTCGACGTGGGCCACCTCGACGCCGGGGCCGAGCGCGTCGATGGCGATGTCCTGCGCCTCCAGCATCAGCTCGAAGTAGTGCCGCTGCTCGTCGTCCGGGTCGCCGACGAACATCGTCCGTTCGAGTTCGGAGTGGTAGCCGTCGACGTTGGCCGTCGCGCCGGTCACGAGCACGTCGCCCTCGGAGAGCCGCTCGTTGGGCGTGTGGCCGTGGGGGAGGGCGGTCTCGGACCCGGAGATGTAGCCGGCGTGGACCGGTCCGTCGCCCCGCACGCGTTCGGCGTACCGGTCGCCCAGCGTGTCCAGCATCGCCCGCGAGGCGTCGGTCGAGGCCCGCTGGGAGACGGTCGCCGGGTGCGCGCCGACCTCGGTGTAGTCGGCGAGGTAGCGGTGGCCGAGGTTGGCCCACTTCGCGGACTCCCGGATGAGGTCCACCTCGGCGTCGCTTTTCGCCCAGCGCAGCCGGTCGACCCACGACTGGGTCTCGACGTCGACGAACTCCGAGAGGGGCGGCCCCTCGTAGCCCATCACGCCCGGCGCGCCGTCGGCGTCGGCGACGACCGCGTCGACGCCGAGGCCGTCGAGCATCCCGGCGGCCGTCTCGATGGGCCGGCCCTGCGGGTAGTCGAAGTAGTGGTGGACGGCGTCGATCCGGTCGTTGGGTTCGACGCGCTCGACCTCCAGCCGGGGGACCGTGATCTCGATGCGGTCCCGGGTCAGCGCCAGCGCGACCGGCCGCTCGGTCTGGATGTGCGCGAAGCCGGTGACGTACTCGATACTCGTCGCGCCGAACCAGACGGCCGCGTCGGCGGCCGTGTCGGCCAGGTACTGTCGCAGGAGCTCGATGCGACCCTCGTACTCCGATGCCGGGAGTCGTGTCGCCATAGTTCCCCCTGCGGGCGGCGGCCCAAAAGCGCCGGGGCGCTTCAGTTCCACCGCGGTCACGACACCTCTTTAGGCGACGCTGGCATACCGCCCGACAGATGACACGGGTGATACACACCGGCGACACGCACGTCGGGTACCAGCAGTACCACGTGCCCGAGCGCCGGCAGGACTTCCTCGACGCCTTCCGCCAGGTCGTCCACGACGCGATCGAGGACGACGTGGCGGCGGTCGTCCACGCGGGGGACCTGTTCCACGACCGGCGGCCGACGCTCTCTGATATTATGGGGACGCTCTCGGTGCTGGAGGAGCTCGCGGCCGCCGACGTCCCGTTCCTCGCCGTCGTGGGCAACCACGAGGCCAAGCGGGACGCCCAGTGGCTCGACCTCTACGAGTCGCTGGGGCTGGCGACGCGGCTCGGCGACGAGCCGACCGTCGTGGGCGACACCGCCTTCTACGGACTCGACTTCGTCCCCCGCTCGCGGCGGGACGACCTCGACTACGAGTTCGCGCCCCACGACGCCGACCACGCGGCGCTCGTGACCCACGGCCTGTTCCAGCCGTTCGACTACGGCGACTGGGACGCGGCAGAGGTCCTCGACGAGGCCACCGTCGACTTCGACGCGATGTTACTGGGGGACAACCACGACCCCGGGAAGGCGGAGGTCGACGGGACGTGGGTCACCTACTGCGGGTCGACCGAGCGCGCGAGCGCCAGCGAGCGCGAGGACCGCGGTTACAACATCGTCGAGTTCGACGGCGACGCCCGCGTCACCCGGCGGGGGCTCGACACCCGCGAGTTCGTCTTCGTCGACGTCGAGCTCGGCCCGGAGGAGGGCGTCGAGCGGGTCCGGTCCCGCGTGGGCGAGTACGACCTCGCCGACGCCGTCGTCATCGTCTCGATCGACGGCGACGGCGAGCCGATCCCGCCGGCCAGCGTCGAGGAGTACGCGCTCGACGAGGGGGCGCTGGTCGCCCGCGTCACCGACCACCGGGAGCTGGCGGCCGAGGGCCGCGAGACGAGCGTCTCCTTCGCGGACCCGGACGACGCCGTCGCCGAGCGGGTCCGCGACCTCGGACTGAGCGAGGCGGCCCGCGAGATCGACGAGACGGTGCGAGCGTCGAAGGTGGCCGACGCCAACGTCGCCGACACCGTCGAGGACCGGGTCCGCGAGGTCGTCGAGGAGGACCCCGGCGCGCTCGTGGCCGCGGGCGACGACGGCGGGACCGAGGGGAGCGACGGTGCGGACGGCGCGGACGCGACCGGCGACAGGGCCGGAGCGGATTCGCCGGCCGAGAGGACGGCCGCCGAGGCCGACGGCGGCGTGGACGCGGCCGAGAGGACCGACGACGAGGCCGACCCAGCAGCGGACTGCGGGGACGGCGCGGCCGCGGACGGGGAAGACCAGTCCAGTATGGAGGAGTTCCTGTGAAGGGGGTCGACCGATGAGGTTCCAGCGCGTCCGCCTCGACCAGTTCAAGTGCTACGACGACGCCGACGTGCGACTCGACCCCGGCGTGACGGTCATCCACGGCCTGAACGGCAGCGGGAAGTCCTCGCTGCTGGAGGCCTGCTTCTTCGCGCTGTACGGCTCGAAGGCCCTCGAGGAGACCCTCGACGAGGTCGTCACCATCGGAGCCGAGGAGTGTGTCGTCGAGTTGTGGTTCGCCCACGCCGGCGGCGACTACCACGTGAAGCGCCGCGTCCGAGACACCGGGGAGCGTGCCTCCCACGCCGAGTGCGTGCTGGAGACGCCCGACGACACCTTCGAGGGAGCCCGGGCGGTCCGTCGCCGGGTGACCGAGCTCCTCCGGATGGACAGCGAGGCGTTCGTCAACTGCGCGTACGTCCGCCAGGGCGAGGTGAACAAGCTCATCAACGCCACCCCGGGCGAGCGACAGGACATGCTCGACGACCTCCTCCAGCTCGGGAAACTGGAGGAGTACCGCGAGCGGGCCAGCGACGCCCGCGTCGGCGTCAAGCGGGTCCGCGACGGGAAGCGCGAGCGCCTCGAACAGCTGACCGAGCAGGTCGAAGCCAAGGAGGAGAAGGACCTCCACGAGCGGCTGAACTCGCTGCGGTCGCGGCTGGGCGACACGCAGTCAGAGATCGAGCGCATCGAGGAGCAACGCGAGACGGCCCGCGAGACCCGCGAGGACGCCCAGCGCGTCCTCGACGAGTACGAGGAGCGCCGCGAGACCCTGGCGGAGCTGGAGGACGACATCGACGAACTGGAGGCCGCCATCACCGAGACCGAGCGCGAACGGGAGCGGCGCAAGGAAGCCATCGCCGAGACGAAGGAGCGCAGGGACTCTCTGGAGAGCGACGTCGCGGAGACGCTGGCCGAGACCGCCCTCGACGAGGCCGACCCCGACGCCGCGAGGTCCCGTATCGAGGCGCTGGAGGACGAGGCCGAGGACCTCCGCTCGCGCATCGAGGACCGGAAGGTCGAGGCCCAGAAGCACAGCAGCGAGGCGGAGTCGCTCGCGTCCGAGGCCGCGGACCTCGAAGAGCGAGCCGAGGCCAAGCGCCAAGAGGCCACGGACCTCGAGTCGGACGTCGAGGAGGCGCGCGAGTCGATCGCCCAGCGCCGCGAGAAACTGGCCGACCTCGACGCGGAGATCGAGCGACTGGAGTCGACCCTCGCCGACAGCGAGACGACCCGCGAGGACGCCGACGATCACCGCGACGCCGTCGCCGAGGACCTCGACGAGGCCAAGGAGCGCGTGGCCCAGTTGGAGGCCGACCTCCGGACCGCACGCGAGTCCGTCTCGGCGGCCGAGGAACTCCTCGACGAGGGGAAGTGCCCCGAGTGCGGGCAGGACGTCGAGGGCGCGCCCCACGTCGAGTCGATCGAGGACGACCGCGAGCGGGTCGCAGAGCTGGAGGCCGACCTCGCCGACGCCCGGGACCGCGTCGAGGAACTGACGGCCGACCTCGACCGTGCCGAGGGACTCGTGGACGCGGCGGACCGGCTCGACACGCTGGCGGAGCAGCGCTCGACGGTCGCCCAACTGGTCGAGGAGAAGGCCGCGGGGCTGGAGGCCGACGAGGAGCGCGTCGAGACGCTCCGCGAGGACGCCGCCGACCTCGAAGCCGAAGCCGAGGAGA from Haloarcula litorea encodes:
- a CDS encoding ABC transporter ATP-binding protein, which gives rise to MAADEENPFDAHRADVDRPLVRLFREYGRPEWEWFVVGILANVVGRAATLVPPLVFGAAIDGVFSETTAFTLPLVPQSRIPEGQVAQLEFAVGLIVAAFLVGAVFTWLWGVTMNTFAHRVQHAVRTDTFAKMQTLDMAFFDDKQTGEVMSVLDNDASNLETFLDNALSDAVRIAVRVLGIAAILVYLNPQLAAVSLVGVPAIVLFTWGFARLVEPRYEAVRSSVGDLNTRLENSLGGIGLVKAAGTEAYETERVTDASREYYEANMAVLRLSYFYRPGMEALAGLTFAATFLVGGYWLVAGPPLFFSGELTLGSFTVFVLLIRWIVGPLAQIGNIVDWYENAKASGGRVFGLMDIPPDVADADDAVELTDVEGRVEYDDVTFAYDEETILEEVSFTAEPGETVALVGPTGAGKSTAVELLLRLYDVDGGAVRVDGHDVRDVTAASLRGSIGYVRQETFLFDGTIADNVRYGRFDADRDAVVEAAKAAEAHEFVTDLPDGYDTRVGERGVKLSGGQRQRIALARTVLQDPAMLVLDEATSAVDTQTEYRIQASLDRVAADRTTLVVAHRLSTIKDADTVLVLDGGEIAERGSHGDLLAADGLYATLWRAQAGEIESLPEGFLDRPDESDTE
- a CDS encoding ABC transporter substrate-binding protein, whose product is MANGTRDGDAPTHRDYLKYGGALLGTGFAAGCSGGDAASEGGATSTDAPATADGGGDGSTTETGSSYTASIVPAGEVTFEAVPESWLVYNGAWADMAFALGQRDGFLTAGNMIPGFFFDPFDLDVPAADELTPLAEWDGGGWSKEVFYELDPDVILMDPNYMHGTGWDSDWGEGDTEEIRRRVAPFFGNNCRRRREFHDYKLYSLYGAFEKLSHAFQERERYEAFAALHDEVQSEIASRTPDERPTIGLINGGSNPAKGTFYPLHTQDEGYEMKPYRDLNVASAFPESMEGGTIDYEQLLAVDPEIIVVHWGIGTTGDTDSFSAEAFREQYVRPMEEDSVGQQLTAVEEGRVYPGQYGEQGPIVNLLQTEMVAQQLYPEEFGAFDPQSFPEVPAEKQLFDRQRVADIVAGEF
- a CDS encoding FAD-dependent oxidoreductase, with amino-acid sequence MAGTDTVGETLAARPDSPLDHDVCVVGGGAAGLSAATFLARYGLDTLVLARGNSAIGQCACLENYLGFPGGIAPDRFLALGETQVAHEGGTVREEAVERVDRVELGERSTGAIGDPPGRGGFRVESDAGEYRVRYVLAATAYDGEMFAPFEDEVETDGEFGTVDSDGGRTPVEGLYAAGWMTTETVHQAVVGAGHGARAAVSLIRDDVAARFWPAVGDHYVDWVVREGRYGGDDWDEHTREWFEDEVLVDDVDDDLAAAALAHLRSEFRAREIDADERERRDREGQRRLLERLDDDVVREHAATLDGTETP
- a CDS encoding DUF7551 domain-containing protein; protein product: MIGTTLGDIRDHIESLATRDGEYYLVCGRSGDRPVPAAGLRFDSRATARAAARATEQYRATLRRYDPRLPYYDVVVCQADDAAPGRAGPRREPSAAAAEPERRDRVEFCHRVAAAVFEALSTRGHDAVESAVLDAYFDLAERLSDPDDLCLCLLEATAAELDAALAPGEQAAVVSTAASHLSAPADDALPVDATLSHLRTNGVLGAYERRGGTGGWTGESRTVTVALSDYALSPRDGRLPVLPLAVDLSRRPFALAFEAVTVADRSDGWRLSLSFARDPTPRGLVSAPIRTAVT
- a CDS encoding GNAT family N-acetyltransferase, translating into MSDLHLRRYDDRDADAVWALHEWAMRAAGTDPSDIPGTEDLRDVEAAYLDAGGEFLVGVLADTDGAVAGDADRAPPETFDGPVVAVGGLLPNEAGHADERTVAGAAELHRMRVAPTHQRRGYGRRLLARLEARAADLGYDPLLATTALEQPAAVDFYRAAGYEEVGRSTEAGYELVHFEKPL
- a CDS encoding M24 family metallopeptidase, which codes for MATRLPASEYEGRIELLRQYLADTAADAAVWFGATSIEYVTGFAHIQTERPVALALTRDRIEITVPRLEVERVEPNDRIDAVHHYFDYPQGRPIETAAGMLDGLGVDAVVADADGAPGVMGYEGPPLSEFVDVETQSWVDRLRWAKSDAEVDLIRESAKWANLGHRYLADYTEVGAHPATVSQRASTDASRAMLDTLGDRYAERVRGDGPVHAGYISGSETALPHGHTPNERLSEGDVLVTGATANVDGYHSELERTMFVGDPDDEQRHYFELMLEAQDIAIDALGPGVEVAHVDELVHDFFVEQGIADLAQHHVGHNIGLGAHEPPYIDRGWSDYDHVDADDAEMEAGHVYTIEPGVYTDEFGYRHSDTVAVTEDGTETLTNFPRGVEANTIRP
- the mre11 gene encoding DNA double-strand break repair protein Mre11; its protein translation is MTRVIHTGDTHVGYQQYHVPERRQDFLDAFRQVVHDAIEDDVAAVVHAGDLFHDRRPTLSDIMGTLSVLEELAAADVPFLAVVGNHEAKRDAQWLDLYESLGLATRLGDEPTVVGDTAFYGLDFVPRSRRDDLDYEFAPHDADHAALVTHGLFQPFDYGDWDAAEVLDEATVDFDAMLLGDNHDPGKAEVDGTWVTYCGSTERASASEREDRGYNIVEFDGDARVTRRGLDTREFVFVDVELGPEEGVERVRSRVGEYDLADAVVIVSIDGDGEPIPPASVEEYALDEGALVARVTDHRELAAEGRETSVSFADPDDAVAERVRDLGLSEAAREIDETVRASKVADANVADTVEDRVREVVEEDPGALVAAGDDGGTEGSDGADGADATGDRAGADSPAERTAAEADGGVDAAERTDDEADPAADCGDGAAADGEDQSSMEEFL
- the rad50 gene encoding DNA double-strand break repair ATPase Rad50, with translation MRFQRVRLDQFKCYDDADVRLDPGVTVIHGLNGSGKSSLLEACFFALYGSKALEETLDEVVTIGAEECVVELWFAHAGGDYHVKRRVRDTGERASHAECVLETPDDTFEGARAVRRRVTELLRMDSEAFVNCAYVRQGEVNKLINATPGERQDMLDDLLQLGKLEEYRERASDARVGVKRVRDGKRERLEQLTEQVEAKEEKDLHERLNSLRSRLGDTQSEIERIEEQRETARETREDAQRVLDEYEERRETLAELEDDIDELEAAITETERERERRKEAIAETKERRDSLESDVAETLAETALDEADPDAARSRIEALEDEAEDLRSRIEDRKVEAQKHSSEAESLASEAADLEERAEAKRQEATDLESDVEEARESIAQRREKLADLDAEIERLESTLADSETTREDADDHRDAVAEDLDEAKERVAQLEADLRTARESVSAAEELLDEGKCPECGQDVEGAPHVESIEDDRERVAELEADLADARDRVEELTADLDRAEGLVDAADRLDTLAEQRSTVAQLVEEKAAGLEADEERVETLREDAADLEAEAEEKRADAERASERAAEARSVIGECNQERQAVKADVERLERLADLLDEVADCEDRLDQLRDERERLAETNDERRQRLAEKREREAEIADQVDEDRVEEARSEKERAEEYIQQADAKLDELRERRDELQGSVGAVENEIEELESLREQREELAETVSKLDSLYDEAEDLQEMYGTLRAELRQRNVETLERMLNETFSLVYQNDSYSHIELDGQYRLTVYQKDGEPLEPEQLSGGERALFNLSLRCAIYRLLAEGIEGAAPMPPLILDEPTVFLDAGHVTQLLDLVEYMRDEVGVEQILVVSHDEELVGAADDLVRVEKDATTNRSHVERVDRIEEQVAELA